The Tautonia plasticadhaerens nucleotide sequence ACGACCCGGTCGAACTGCTTCGCGAGGCCCTGGGGCTCCGTTGACATGCGACCCGCCACCACGCTGATCAGCACCGTCGGCACGAGTCTCTTCATGCCGAACCTCGCCGGATTGCGGGGCGATGACCCCGACCCCGAGCGGCGTCGGCTGGCCGTCGCCTACGCCGCACGCGACTGGGGCGCTGTGGCCAGTGCCCTGGCGTCGCTGCCCCCGACCGAGCGGACTTGCGGCGCCGAGGTCAACTCGATCGCAAGCCTGCTGACCAGGGGCTACGCCGTCCCCGACGCGAACCTGTTCTTCTGCCACTCGGATACCGACGACGGCCGGGCTATCGGCCGGGTCCTGGCCGCCTACTACCGCCGGGTCGGCCATCCCGTCGCCGAGACCAGGCCGATCGACGGCTTGCAGGACAGCGACCCGAGGCGATTTCGCACCGAGGGCCTGCGCAACCTGGCCAAGGTCGTCTGTCGGCTGGTCCGCGACTACGGCCCCGATGCCTGCGCCATCAACGCCACCGGCGGCTACAAGGCTCAGATCGCCGTCGCCGTGCTCCTGGGCCAGGCCCTCGGCGTGCCGGTCTACTACAAGCACGAGCGGTTCGACGAAATCATCGCCTTCCCGCCGATGCCTGTGGCGCTCGACGTGCGGGCCTGGATGCGGCACAGCGGCCTGCTTGCACTGCTCGATGCCGAAGGGCGGGTTCCGACCTCCGCATTGGCCGAGGACCTGGACGACGGGGGCGAAATCCTCGAATGCTTCGTCGACCGTGTCGAGGTCGACGGCGAGGAGTACCTGGCCCTCTCGCCGACCGGCCAGGTCGTCCATGAGACCTTCCGGGAACGATTCCGCACCGAGCGTGACCGCTTCTTGCCTCCTGCGGTGTTTGCCTCGGACAAGCAGCCGCCGAAGCTCGGCGACCACGGCGTGATCCTCCGGCACCGCGAGGCGCTGCGGCGATACCTCGCTGCGATCACCGACGATGTCCCGCAGGTCCGGTCGTGTCGTACGGTCTATTGCAACCCAGACCTGCCCCGCCCCCTGATGTTCCGGCTCAGGGGCGAGGAGGTCCAGGGGACCTGGTCCGACGGCTCCGATGCGGTCACCTTC carries:
- a CDS encoding putative CRISPR-associated protein, translated to MRPATTLISTVGTSLFMPNLAGLRGDDPDPERRRLAVAYAARDWGAVASALASLPPTERTCGAEVNSIASLLTRGYAVPDANLFFCHSDTDDGRAIGRVLAAYYRRVGHPVAETRPIDGLQDSDPRRFRTEGLRNLAKVVCRLVRDYGPDACAINATGGYKAQIAVAVLLGQALGVPVYYKHERFDEIIAFPPMPVALDVRAWMRHSGLLALLDAEGRVPTSALAEDLDDGGEILECFVDRVEVDGEEYLALSPTGQVVHETFRERFRTERDRFLPPAVFASDKQPPKLGDHGVILRHREALRRYLAAITDDVPQVRSCRTVYCNPDLPRPLMFRLRGEEVQGTWSDGSDAVTFAVQSSATTDGQREAVVAILNDWLQARR